A region of the Bacteroidales bacterium genome:
CAGATTCAGGAATATTATCAAGCTCTTTTTCAGTAATTACGATATTTAGTCCCAATTCATCCAGAGTATCATTAATAAGCTTTTCGCTGTCGCGATTATCAGTTTTCTCTTTTGGGTGAACATCAATTATAAATCGAAATATTCTTTTCAGTAAAGCTTTTACCATTGTTCTTGATTAATTTTAGATTGTTTAACAATTGAATTAATAGAAAAATTAGTTAATTGTTTTGCTGTCAGATTGTTCGAGGTTGTCTTGTTTGTCGATTTTTAAATCAAACAAAGCCTCCATCTGCTCTTCAAGATTTATGAAATTAAGAACAGTATCCTGACGTTCGGTTACGGTGTTATCGGTACAAATTATAGTCCTTGATTTGAATTTGTTTAAAATAACCGTATCGTGTGTTGCCATGATTACTGTAGTACCTTCGTTTTTCAAATTTGTGAGTAAGTTCATAATATTCTCAGATGTATCAGTATCAAGGTTCCCCGTGGGTTCGTCTGCAAGTATAAGATCAGGATTATTAAGAATAGCTCTTGCTATTACTACGCTTTGTTGCTCGCCACCAGACAGTTCATGAGGCATTTTGTACCCTTTAAAACTCAGTCCTACGCGTTCAAGGACCTCATTTATACGTTTATCGATAAGCTTCTTTTTTGTCCAGCCAGTTGCTTTCAAGACAAATGATAGATTATCATGTACTGTTCTATCTGTAAGTAGTTGAAAATCTTGAAAAACAAATCCCATTTTTCTTCTCAAAAATGGAATCTCTTTCCTCTTTAGTTTGTCAATTTTGAAACCGCAAACGGTACCTGTACCAGATTTTAATGGAATTTCGCCATACAAAGCCTTAAGTAATGTCGATTTCCCTGAACCGGTTTTCCCGATTATATACAAAAGTTCGCCTTTTTTTACCGTTAAATTGACATTCCGTAAAACTGAGTACTCTTTGTGAGAGATGTCAACACTGTTTAATTCGCAAATTACATCCATTTATTCTCTTTTTTGACAAATATATCAATAAAACAAACCTTTACAAACCATTTTACCTGTTTATTTTTTTTGGATAACAAGTACTGTTTTTTTAGGCAAATTTAGATAATGTTTGTTATATTTGAGCGTTTTAGTACAAAGACGAATATGTACTTTAAGGACAGATATAATATCTATTCGTGTTTTTGCCTTTATATACTGTATTTTATAAATAAAACTTCAAAAAACA
Encoded here:
- a CDS encoding ATP-binding cassette domain-containing protein, producing MDVICELNSVDISHKEYSVLRNVNLTVKKGELLYIIGKTGSGKSTLLKALYGEIPLKSGTGTVCGFKIDKLKRKEIPFLRRKMGFVFQDFQLLTDRTVHDNLSFVLKATGWTKKKLIDKRINEVLERVGLSFKGYKMPHELSGGEQQSVVIARAILNNPDLILADEPTGNLDTDTSENIMNLLTNLKNEGTTVIMATHDTVILNKFKSRTIICTDNTVTERQDTVLNFINLEEQMEALFDLKIDKQDNLEQSDSKTIN